Within the Desulfovibrio sp. genome, the region CGGCGGCTCTGGTCATGAATTTCAGCCTGGGCTCCTTCCATTGGGGCTTTGAAAACCAGCCCGTTGCCCAGCCCGACGACCTCTGGAACTTTATGGGCATGGTTACGGCGGGGCTTGCCTTTGCTCTTGCGGGCGGCTGCCCTGGTCGCCAGTTGTTCATGGCCGGAGAAGGCGACAATGACGCCGCCGTCTTTGCCGTGGGTCTTATCGTCGGCACGGCCATGGCCCACAACTTCGGCATGGCCTCCAGCACTGCGGGCATCGGCCCCCACGGCATGGCCGCCACCCTGGCCGGGCTTGGGATTTGTCTGTTCGTCGGATTTTTCAACTGCAAGCGAGGCGCGTAATGTCTGAACTCATTGATACCCGTGGCCTTTCCTGCCCGCAGCCGGTGCTGCTCTTTCTCAATGCCCTCAAGGGCGATGCCGCCAGCTCGTTCAGCGTGCTGGTGGACAATGACGCCAGCCTTGAAAACGTCAGCCGCGCGGCCCGCAACCGGGGCTTCAATGTGACGAGTTCTGACGAAGGGCAGGGCGTCACCCGGCTGGAAATAGCAAAGTCCTGACATAGATCCGCAGTTTTTCATGCGAATAACAGCCGGGCGGGCTTTGCCGCCCGCCCGGCAGGATACAGACATGGCCAACATGCCGAATACGAACAACAAGCCTTCCGGCGGGCTGCTGGACAGGATGGGCAGCCTCCTGCGCGGATGGCGCGACAAGAAAGAGCCGCCCGTTCCGGACAAAACCCCCGGCTCGGCAGGCGCTGGCAAGGCGCTGAGCGACAGGGGGCTGCTGGTCTTTTCCCATACGGGAGAGGTCATCAAGGCCGAGGGCCTGCTCCGTCAGGCCGGGCTTGCCGTTGAGGTCAAGGGGCCGCCGCCGCAATTGCGCACTGGTTGCGACATGGTGGTGGTTTTTGAACTGGTCAGCCAGACTGCCGTGCTGGAAGTTCTCAATAATGCCGGCATCCGTCCGGAAAATGTCGTCACTGCCCATGACGTGCTGCTTGAGCCCGTGTCCCTGTATCAGGTCAAGCGTCTGGATCACTGGCTCATGGTGCGCGCCGCCAATATGAAGATCACCCTGGACACGCGCGACGGCCGCATTGTGAATATTTCCGGCGGCGGTTGCCCGGATGTGCCCTGGCTTGCGCATTGCCTCTGCGGCATGCGGCTGGATGAAGCGCCGGAGCCACGGAGCCTCGGGCAGACACTCTGCTGCTACAGCCTGCAAAAGGCCTATGAAGAATTGCGGAGGCAGTATCCGTGTGGTATATAACGGGAACCTTGCCGGATAAGGATATGGGATTTTGCGAGGCGGCAACGCGGGCGCCGTCGTCTGTGCGAGACGGCATGCTGCATCTACCGGACGGGAGCGCCGTGCCTGTGCAGCGCGGCACAGCGGCCCTGGCGGCCACGGCCCTTCTGGCCTGCGAGGCATTGGGCTTTGAGCCGCCCCGCCTTCT harbors:
- a CDS encoding DUF3343 domain-containing protein, producing MANMPNTNNKPSGGLLDRMGSLLRGWRDKKEPPVPDKTPGSAGAGKALSDRGLLVFSHTGEVIKAEGLLRQAGLAVEVKGPPPQLRTGCDMVVVFELVSQTAVLEVLNNAGIRPENVVTAHDVLLEPVSLYQVKRLDHWLMVRAANMKITLDTRDGRIVNISGGGCPDVPWLAHCLCGMRLDEAPEPRSLGQTLCCYSLQKAYEELRRQYPCGI
- a CDS encoding sulfurtransferase TusA family protein; translated protein: MSELIDTRGLSCPQPVLLFLNALKGDAASSFSVLVDNDASLENVSRAARNRGFNVTSSDEGQGVTRLEIAKS